The DNA sequence ATGCAGACGGCGCACCGAGGCCAAGCGAAGTCCTCAGTGGCTGGCGCAGGACGGATTGCAGCTGTAGGTCTGGCGGTCGGAGCCGCGATAGACCGTCACCAGCGACTGATCGGTGAGCTTGGCTTCTTCCCGCTTGGCATCGACGATGCTGCGCAGGGCCAGGGTCAGGATGCCCATCTGGCGGGCGCGGGCCAGCGTTTCCGCCTGCCCGGGCTGCAGCTCGAGCGTGGCAGTCTTGCCGACCAGATTGGTCTGGCCGTCCTTCTCCTTGGGGGCCTGGTCGATCGCGAGCACGCGGATGTTCGACAGGATCACCTCGGAGACGATGATCTCGGGGACCGACGGGTTTTCGGGATGTTTTTCACGCCGCGAAAGAATCACGTCGACCCGGTCATTCGGCAGGATGAAGCCGCCGGCGCCGGTCTCCGGCGAGACTTCGGTCGAAACCGCGCGCGCACCGCTGGGCAGGATCGCGGCCATGAAGCCGGAGCCGGAGCTCTTCACCAGCTTCTGCTCGCGGATCGGCTCGCCGGCGATGACGGGATCGCGCGCGATCGAACCGGCGATCTGCGTCACGGCGTCGGGGCGGTCGGGCTTTTTGATGAAGCTGTTGCTGGCGGTCGCCGACGGCCAGGTCTGCCACACCATGTCCTCCGGCTTGACGGTCTGGCCGAGGCCGATGTCGGACTTGGCGATCAGCACGTCCACGGTCGGCAATTGCGCGACCGGCTCGGTGGGAGCAGACTTGTTGTCACTGGAGCCGCTGGCGAGCCAGGCGGCGACGCCCCCGGCGCTCAGCGCAATACCAAGGACGATGATACGTGCGGTCTTCATACGCTTTTACTCTTCCGCGCCTCTACTGAACACTGGCCAAGGCGATACGCAGCGGAACCCGGCGGCCGACGCCGCGAGTGTGGAGTCAATTAGTGAAAGAACCGCAAATGCGGGGACGGAAGTTTTAACGGCGGAAGGGAAAAACCATCTGCCCGACGAAGGCATCCGGCATCGTGGCTTCGTCCTTGCCGTATTCCTTCGGCAGCTCGTTCTCCGGCATCCGGAACGTACCGAACAGGATA is a window from the Terriglobia bacterium genome containing:
- the cpaB gene encoding Flp pilus assembly protein CpaB, whose translation is MKTARIIVLGIALSAGGVAAWLASGSSDNKSAPTEPVAQLPTVDVLIAKSDIGLGQTVKPEDMVWQTWPSATASNSFIKKPDRPDAVTQIAGSIARDPVIAGEPIREQKLVKSSGSGFMAAILPSGARAVSTEVSPETGAGGFILPNDRVDVILSRREKHPENPSVPEIIVSEVILSNIRVLAIDQAPKEKDGQTNLVGKTATLELQPGQAETLARARQMGILTLALRSIVDAKREEAKLTDQSLVTVYRGSDRQTYSCNPSCASH